One Roseimaritima multifibrata DNA window includes the following coding sequences:
- a CDS encoding S1C family serine protease, with product MESAGYHLSKIVLTSLLLFSGVAIAEPPSNGSGSTYLASPESLVSIVKSGGVPSTLQQLRDLESQQQAIATRAAACTVNIQIDGHETGSTQGCGVIISGDGIILTAAHVAERPGLKVKITLSDGTTATATTRGMYREVDAGLIKLDDDQNDGQPWPHASLGNSNLLEQGMWCIAIGHPGGYDPVRGLVTRVGRILAIRKGSIVTDCTLTGGDSGGPLFDIEGRLIAIHSRIGNDVADNLHIPVQYYEEKWDDLYAGKAWGFLPGFRPILGVHGEQDNPIALITDVRDQSPAANAGIQVGDVIEKLGDDLISNFDSLREAVAQTMPGKRVIVRLKRGGETKRVIVEIGRDPRFTE from the coding sequence ATGGAATCAGCAGGCTATCACTTATCGAAGATCGTCCTAACCAGCCTGTTGCTCTTTTCCGGAGTCGCGATTGCTGAACCCCCCAGCAATGGTTCGGGGAGCACTTACCTAGCCTCTCCGGAATCGCTTGTCAGCATCGTCAAATCCGGCGGCGTCCCCTCCACACTGCAGCAACTGCGTGATCTTGAATCCCAGCAACAGGCGATCGCCACGCGGGCTGCCGCATGCACGGTCAACATTCAGATCGATGGGCACGAAACGGGCAGCACTCAAGGGTGTGGAGTCATTATTTCTGGCGACGGAATCATCCTGACGGCGGCCCATGTCGCCGAACGCCCTGGATTAAAAGTGAAGATTACGCTCAGCGATGGCACAACCGCCACCGCAACGACTCGGGGCATGTACCGCGAAGTCGACGCGGGCCTGATCAAACTGGATGACGATCAAAACGACGGCCAACCCTGGCCCCACGCCTCCCTGGGAAACAGCAACCTGCTGGAACAGGGCATGTGGTGCATCGCCATCGGACACCCCGGCGGCTACGACCCCGTCCGTGGACTGGTCACGCGCGTCGGTCGCATCCTTGCCATTCGCAAAGGATCGATCGTCACCGACTGCACTCTGACCGGTGGAGATAGCGGAGGCCCGCTGTTTGACATCGAAGGCCGTTTGATCGCCATCCACTCACGCATCGGGAACGACGTCGCCGACAACCTTCACATTCCCGTCCAGTACTACGAAGAGAAATGGGACGACCTCTACGCCGGCAAAGCTTGGGGGTTCTTACCCGGATTCCGTCCAATCTTGGGCGTCCACGGCGAACAGGATAACCCCATCGCCCTGATCACCGACGTCCGCGACCAATCCCCCGCCGCAAACGCGGGTATCCAAGTCGGCGACGTGATCGAAAAACTGGGGGATGACCTGATCTCGAACTTCGATTCTCTCCGCGAAGCCGTGGCGCAAACGATGCCCGGCAAGCGGGTCATCGTCCGCCTGAAGCGAGGCGGGGAAACCAAACGAGTGATTGTCGAAATCGGACGCGACCCTCGCTTTACCGAATGA
- a CDS encoding PDZ domain-containing protein — translation MNSSNLSHYGVRTIRFAAIGCIGAVVCLLTDAAPLTAQEPKAPAWIQEQFGIQLSNRRDNGSMMKLVTPLSVQAGQATVQVLSNGKPVALGAIVATDGYVLTKRSELSADPLRVRLADGRLFHARIAAVRRSTDLALLHIDEVRKLPRVDFDTEEPEIGSFLVSAGRGKTPIGLGVVGAVPRAIDHKGRLGVALQNDSRGQARVDVVWPDSGADEAGVLRGDRIIAVNGHEETGQQQVILALRGLYPGETVHLTLQREESTVEVEAQIRDFRLMQESENEVRVNGARSLRLSGFDRVLQHDTVLEPDQCGGPVLDTSGKVVGLNIARAGRIVSYALPGSIIRPQLIEMLQEARAQK, via the coding sequence TTGAACTCCTCAAACCTCTCGCACTATGGCGTTCGCACCATTCGCTTTGCGGCGATCGGATGCATCGGAGCTGTTGTCTGTTTGCTTACCGATGCGGCACCGCTGACGGCTCAGGAGCCTAAAGCCCCGGCTTGGATCCAGGAGCAGTTCGGAATCCAATTATCGAACCGCCGCGATAACGGTTCGATGATGAAGCTGGTAACGCCTCTTTCCGTTCAGGCAGGACAGGCGACCGTACAGGTTCTGTCCAACGGCAAACCGGTCGCCTTGGGCGCGATCGTGGCAACCGACGGGTACGTCCTGACCAAGCGAAGCGAACTGAGTGCCGATCCGCTTCGAGTCCGTTTAGCCGACGGACGATTATTTCACGCCCGGATCGCAGCAGTACGACGATCGACCGATCTAGCCCTTCTGCATATCGACGAAGTCCGCAAACTTCCCCGCGTCGATTTTGATACCGAAGAACCTGAAATCGGCAGCTTTCTTGTCAGCGCCGGACGAGGCAAAACACCAATCGGGTTAGGGGTTGTCGGAGCGGTTCCACGCGCCATCGACCACAAGGGACGGTTGGGCGTCGCCCTCCAGAACGACAGCCGAGGGCAAGCCCGCGTCGACGTCGTCTGGCCCGATAGCGGAGCGGATGAAGCGGGCGTGCTACGCGGCGACCGAATCATTGCGGTCAACGGACATGAGGAAACGGGGCAACAGCAAGTGATCCTCGCACTGCGGGGACTCTATCCAGGCGAAACCGTTCACTTAACCCTTCAGCGAGAAGAATCGACCGTCGAAGTCGAGGCTCAGATTCGCGATTTCCGACTGATGCAAGAATCGGAAAACGAAGTTCGAGTCAACGGCGCCCGCAGCCTTCGGCTGAGCGGATTCGACCGAGTCCTCCAACACGACACGGTCCTAGAACCCGACCAATGTGGAGGCCCCGTGCTCGACACCAGCGGGAAAGTGGTCGGATTAAACATCGCCCGAGCCGGCCGGATCGTCAGCTACGCACTTCCCGGATCGATCATCCGCCCCCAGCTGATCGAAATGCTCCAAGAAGCCAGAGCCCAAAAGTAA
- a CDS encoding alpha/beta hydrolase — protein MISVSVGEVHMAGEGGRLATWLAGRFVLRPTSHAIDSGAQVRFQLPAGKSSKSIEAFAHVDPQRIAEGLFPDLLVLKLPGTGGRAERSPALPSAVRFSGTSEVWTWNPPGYGGSSGKASLKKLPVASLAFFDAVTKMRRGEKTRVVLMGNSLGCAVAMWLAANREVDGLVLRNPPPLSATILNVATRQRSRLYQSLIRLPARWVGRGIPAALDILQTAPKCTAPALFVQCSGDSLVPPELQAKVRQAYAGPHRLVVWEGLEHHEVPEEKDAGEYYAELEWIFGTQEGK, from the coding sequence TTGATTTCTGTTTCGGTGGGAGAAGTGCATATGGCGGGTGAGGGAGGCCGGTTGGCGACTTGGTTGGCGGGGCGATTTGTTTTGCGACCGACTTCGCATGCGATCGATTCGGGGGCTCAGGTTCGTTTCCAATTGCCCGCTGGAAAATCGTCGAAGTCGATCGAAGCTTTTGCTCACGTCGATCCCCAGCGGATCGCCGAGGGCCTCTTTCCTGATCTGTTGGTTCTGAAGCTGCCCGGGACCGGTGGGCGTGCGGAACGTTCGCCCGCTTTGCCTTCGGCGGTTCGTTTTAGTGGAACGAGTGAAGTTTGGACTTGGAATCCTCCGGGGTATGGTGGCAGTTCGGGGAAGGCCTCTTTGAAAAAGCTACCGGTCGCTTCGCTTGCGTTCTTTGATGCCGTCACAAAAATGAGGCGAGGCGAAAAGACTCGTGTGGTCTTGATGGGCAATAGCCTGGGGTGTGCGGTCGCGATGTGGCTGGCAGCTAACCGCGAAGTGGATGGGTTGGTCTTGCGAAATCCGCCTCCTCTTTCTGCGACGATTTTGAATGTGGCGACTCGCCAGCGTTCACGTTTGTATCAGTCGCTGATTCGCTTGCCGGCACGTTGGGTCGGCCGCGGGATTCCCGCGGCGCTCGATATTCTGCAGACAGCTCCTAAGTGCACTGCCCCCGCCTTGTTTGTTCAGTGCAGCGGCGATTCATTGGTGCCGCCGGAGCTCCAGGCAAAGGTCCGGCAAGCTTACGCCGGGCCGCATCGACTGGTTGTCTGGGAAGGTCTGGAGCATCACGAGGTCCCTGAAGAAAAAGATGCCGGAGAATATTACGCCGAGCTGGAGTGGATCTTCGGTACGCAAGAGGGCAAGTGA
- a CDS encoding DUF1559 domain-containing protein: MPSLTLARVPQRKAFTLVELLVVIAIIGVLVGLLLPAVQAAREAARRMQCSNNLKQLGLAMHNYHDTYVKFPTGGIAKGGYFIGWPARLFDYIEQGNRLDLIDTFTPGALVTIQPYRFTTAPHNGSHEIFSSPMPSYICPSSPLGDQANAAGQIGIKQAALHYRANAGSINVGMVAGSASSRDYSTSGVIYPLSDTRFASITDGTSSTLLFGETSAQLDWTDGQLNGWGGILPWTWGFYQYSAGGGFLQIDNKYVQFPINYSGSFNTNATPYRSAHPSGAQFSFADGSTHFLSETINMNVLHGLATANQGEIVQLP; the protein is encoded by the coding sequence ATGCCCTCACTTACGTTGGCTCGGGTACCGCAGCGCAAAGCGTTTACCCTCGTTGAATTACTTGTTGTGATTGCCATCATTGGCGTCTTGGTTGGCTTGCTGCTCCCCGCCGTTCAAGCAGCCCGCGAAGCTGCCCGACGGATGCAGTGCAGCAACAACCTGAAGCAGCTTGGCTTGGCCATGCACAACTATCACGACACCTACGTGAAATTCCCTACCGGTGGTATCGCAAAAGGCGGATACTTCATCGGTTGGCCAGCTCGCCTATTCGATTACATCGAGCAAGGCAATCGTCTGGACCTCATCGACACCTTCACCCCTGGAGCTCTTGTAACCATTCAACCCTATCGATTCACGACGGCACCTCACAACGGTAGTCACGAAATTTTCTCGTCCCCAATGCCCAGCTACATCTGCCCGTCATCCCCATTGGGTGACCAGGCCAACGCCGCTGGTCAGATTGGCATCAAGCAAGCGGCCCTGCATTACCGGGCTAACGCTGGATCGATCAATGTTGGAATGGTTGCCGGTTCGGCTTCCTCTCGAGATTACAGTACCTCGGGCGTGATTTATCCCCTCAGTGACACTCGGTTTGCATCGATTACCGATGGCACCAGTTCGACCTTGCTGTTCGGCGAAACGTCGGCGCAATTGGACTGGACCGATGGCCAACTGAACGGATGGGGCGGGATCCTGCCTTGGACCTGGGGCTTCTATCAGTACTCAGCCGGCGGTGGCTTCCTGCAAATTGACAACAAATACGTTCAATTCCCAATCAATTACTCGGGATCCTTCAACACCAACGCGACTCCTTACCGCAGTGCTCATCCCAGCGGAGCCCAGTTCAGTTTTGCGGACGGTAGCACCCACTTCCTTTCAGAGACGATCAACATGAACGTCCTGCACGGGCTAGCGACTGCGAATCAAGGCGAAATTGTCCAACTGCCGTAA
- a CDS encoding neutral/alkaline non-lysosomal ceramidase N-terminal domain-containing protein, translating to MIYRPVLLILLAGWLVQPAAAELQVGATIVDVTPPTFPVLVNGGMLSRTADSVNTPVSARAIVVDDGQKRLAMVVVDSCMLPRPLLDDAKQLAAKRTKISADHMMISATHTHTAPSCMNALGTDVDTAYVSFFREKLVEAIVQAEKNLQPAKVGFAVGDAEPYTALRRWVRRSDRVDNDPFGNPTVRANMHSAKNWDNVTGPSGPEDPELSLIAFQALDGSPLAVLANYSMHYFSDTPISADYFGLFCNAIQDRLADEVNDSQAVSPVVIMSHGCSGDIWRRDYTIPEDQQPQYTIQSYTDALVDIAMDTYQTVKYDADADLEMAEQRLPMKYRVPTKQRLEWAEKIMADLGDNPLKTTEQVYAREQIALHQMQETEVVVQAIRIGEIGIATTPNETYALTGLKLKFQSPLAKTIVIELANGGDGYIPPPEQHILGGYNTWAARSAGLEVTAEPRIAATGLSLLETVAGKPRQTYAAPFSDHEQALLKEKPLAFWRLDEFAGPTAVDASGAQRSATYEDGVVFFLEGADPAAEPNIRAQGRAAHFAGGRMRTSLDNLSGDYSVQVSVWNGMPNEGRETTGWIFSRDHDDALSEQGEHLGIGGTASKPGCLIFQQGNGDVVVGSTPLERWTWNRVRMVRKGDQVNVYLNGAEAPELTATVSANSGTIPHVFFGGRSDNEANFEGRLDSISIRNE from the coding sequence ATGATTTATCGTCCTGTTTTGCTCATATTGCTCGCGGGTTGGCTGGTGCAACCCGCCGCTGCAGAGCTTCAAGTTGGAGCGACCATTGTTGACGTGACCCCGCCAACCTTTCCGGTTCTGGTCAACGGCGGAATGTTGTCACGCACCGCTGACAGCGTGAACACTCCCGTTTCGGCTCGCGCTATCGTTGTCGATGACGGTCAGAAACGTTTGGCAATGGTTGTTGTCGATAGTTGCATGTTGCCCCGTCCGTTGCTGGACGACGCGAAACAGTTGGCCGCAAAACGAACAAAGATTTCCGCCGATCATATGATGATTTCGGCCACGCACACTCACACCGCTCCATCCTGCATGAATGCGTTGGGGACCGATGTCGACACAGCGTATGTCTCGTTCTTTCGTGAGAAATTGGTGGAAGCGATCGTCCAGGCAGAAAAGAATTTGCAACCCGCTAAAGTCGGGTTCGCCGTTGGCGATGCCGAGCCATACACCGCTTTGCGACGGTGGGTTCGCCGCAGTGACCGTGTGGACAACGATCCGTTTGGTAATCCGACGGTCCGCGCGAACATGCATTCGGCGAAGAATTGGGATAATGTGACGGGCCCCTCAGGGCCTGAGGATCCAGAGCTTTCGCTGATCGCGTTTCAGGCTTTGGACGGCAGCCCTTTAGCTGTGCTTGCTAATTACTCGATGCACTATTTCAGTGATACACCGATCAGTGCCGACTATTTTGGTTTGTTTTGCAACGCCATTCAGGATCGCTTGGCAGACGAGGTAAATGATTCGCAGGCCGTGTCGCCTGTGGTGATCATGTCGCACGGTTGCAGTGGCGATATTTGGCGTCGCGATTATACGATTCCTGAGGATCAGCAACCTCAGTACACGATCCAGTCCTACACAGACGCCTTGGTCGACATCGCGATGGATACGTATCAAACGGTGAAGTATGACGCCGACGCGGATCTGGAGATGGCCGAGCAACGGTTACCGATGAAGTATCGCGTTCCCACCAAACAGCGATTGGAATGGGCCGAGAAAATTATGGCCGATCTGGGGGACAACCCTCTTAAGACTACCGAGCAGGTTTATGCTCGCGAGCAAATTGCTTTGCATCAAATGCAGGAGACCGAAGTGGTCGTGCAGGCGATCCGAATCGGTGAAATCGGGATCGCCACGACGCCTAACGAAACCTATGCGTTGACCGGCTTGAAACTGAAGTTCCAAAGCCCGCTGGCGAAGACCATCGTGATCGAATTGGCCAATGGTGGTGACGGTTACATTCCTCCTCCCGAGCAACATATTCTCGGTGGGTATAACACCTGGGCCGCACGCTCTGCAGGTCTGGAAGTGACCGCCGAACCTCGCATTGCTGCCACAGGGTTATCGCTGTTGGAAACGGTTGCCGGTAAGCCTCGGCAGACCTACGCCGCTCCCTTTAGCGATCATGAGCAAGCGTTGTTAAAGGAGAAACCGCTGGCGTTTTGGCGGTTGGATGAATTCGCAGGACCAACCGCCGTCGACGCGTCGGGCGCTCAACGCAGTGCGACTTATGAAGACGGAGTCGTGTTCTTTCTAGAAGGGGCGGATCCCGCTGCCGAACCAAACATTCGCGCACAGGGGCGAGCTGCCCACTTTGCTGGCGGGCGAATGAGGACCAGCCTGGATAATCTGTCTGGCGACTATTCCGTGCAGGTGAGTGTCTGGAATGGGATGCCAAACGAGGGGCGTGAAACGACTGGATGGATCTTTTCTCGCGACCATGATGATGCCCTTTCTGAGCAGGGCGAACACCTTGGGATTGGCGGGACTGCCTCTAAGCCGGGGTGTTTGATCTTCCAGCAAGGTAACGGTGACGTTGTTGTCGGATCGACGCCGCTTGAGCGTTGGACTTGGAACCGAGTTCGAATGGTTCGCAAAGGGGATCAAGTAAACGTTTACTTGAACGGTGCAGAGGCACCTGAATTGACCGCCACGGTATCGGCCAACAGTGGCACGATACCTCACGTCTTCTTTGGCGGACGCAGTGACAACGAAGCGAATTTCGAAGGTCGGTTGGATAGTATTTCCATCCGTAACGAATAG
- a CDS encoding phytanoyl-CoA dioxygenase family protein — protein sequence MNTDSATDYASFHQPVDSSFLKKVQDSPLSQFLLDAEQIQFFETNGYLAGIRVLDDNQIEQLRAELSEFFSPGHSGSQWWHEYHTNESADPNSVLFHALGAWRLRPGFHDLLWNPAFTVPASQLLGGSVRFWHDQLFCKPAKHGGVVAWHQDYSYWTRTTPMAHLTCWIGLDDSSVDNGCLQYIPGSQRWDLLPITGLAGDMEAIQEVLSESQWEQFQHPVAIELKAGECTFHHPLMVHGSYANHTDRPRRATVLNVVRDGVCSQTDEPLLAGADSIACGEPLAGRFFPLLRDSADR from the coding sequence ATGAATACAGATTCTGCTACGGACTATGCCTCCTTTCATCAGCCGGTCGATTCTTCCTTCTTAAAGAAAGTCCAAGATTCGCCGCTGTCGCAGTTTTTGTTGGATGCGGAGCAAATCCAATTTTTTGAAACGAACGGGTACCTTGCCGGAATTCGGGTCCTGGATGACAACCAAATTGAACAATTGCGGGCAGAGCTAAGCGAATTCTTCTCGCCAGGGCACAGCGGATCGCAGTGGTGGCATGAATATCACACCAACGAATCGGCCGATCCGAATTCTGTCTTGTTTCATGCCCTCGGTGCGTGGCGTCTGCGCCCGGGGTTCCATGACCTGCTTTGGAATCCTGCTTTCACGGTTCCTGCTAGTCAATTGCTGGGGGGAAGCGTCCGCTTTTGGCATGACCAATTGTTCTGTAAACCAGCAAAACATGGAGGCGTTGTCGCCTGGCATCAAGATTATTCGTACTGGACGCGAACGACGCCGATGGCCCATTTGACCTGCTGGATCGGACTGGACGATAGTTCGGTCGACAACGGTTGTTTGCAGTACATCCCCGGAAGCCAACGTTGGGATCTGCTGCCGATCACCGGATTGGCGGGCGACATGGAGGCGATTCAGGAGGTTTTGTCCGAATCCCAGTGGGAGCAGTTCCAGCATCCCGTTGCCATCGAATTAAAAGCGGGGGAATGTACTTTCCATCACCCGTTGATGGTCCACGGATCTTATGCAAACCATACCGATCGACCGCGCCGAGCGACGGTCTTAAACGTTGTTCGCGACGGCGTCTGCTCGCAGACAGACGAACCGTTGCTGGCGGGAGCCGATTCGATCGCATGTGGCGAACCACTTGCCGGTCGATTCTTTCCGTTGCTAAGAGATTCTGCAGATAGGTAG
- a CDS encoding arylsulfatase: protein MFCVSRPAGVVFWGMAAVTGLLTVCMRTDAHAADSPGRLPNVIYIMTDDLGYGDLGCYGQQVVQTPNIDQLAADGLRFTDHYAGHTVCRPSRLVLWTGQHVGHTGLVGNASRSLTGSEATVAQLLKQKGYVTGGVGKWALGNVDSPADIDNPGHPNNNGFDYWFGYMNQGNAHNYYPPYLWENKTQVTLPGNELSTAPNARGRVSAKKVTYSHDVMTEKALQFVRDHHQDPFLLHIHWTIPHANNEGGRVNQDGMEVPDYGIYADRDWPNPEKGFAAMMTRMDGDVGRLVGLLKELKIDEETLVIFTSDNGPHQEGNHDATFFQSSGPLTGIKRSMHEGGIRVPLIAKWPGKIAPGTTTDLPSAFWDFLPTACELAGASAPADTDGISYLPTLLGDHKNQQRHDYLYWGSSEGKTSVGVRSGDWKLVKYRGGDWRLYNLAEDIGEQKNLAAKHPARVQEMLATLQADGLAEEPQRKK from the coding sequence ATGTTCTGTGTCTCCCGTCCCGCAGGGGTGGTTTTTTGGGGAATGGCCGCGGTAACCGGTCTGCTAACCGTTTGTATGCGAACCGATGCCCATGCAGCTGACTCGCCCGGCCGGTTGCCCAATGTGATTTACATCATGACGGACGACTTGGGGTACGGAGACTTAGGGTGTTACGGCCAGCAAGTGGTTCAGACGCCTAATATTGATCAACTGGCCGCCGACGGGCTGCGGTTCACCGACCACTACGCCGGGCATACGGTGTGCCGACCGTCTCGGTTGGTGCTATGGACCGGTCAGCATGTTGGCCATACAGGGTTGGTTGGCAATGCAAGCCGATCTTTGACCGGATCCGAAGCGACGGTTGCCCAGTTGTTGAAACAGAAGGGCTATGTCACCGGTGGGGTAGGGAAGTGGGCTTTGGGAAATGTCGATTCCCCTGCCGATATCGATAACCCGGGCCATCCAAACAACAATGGATTTGACTATTGGTTTGGGTATATGAACCAAGGCAACGCGCATAACTATTACCCACCCTATCTGTGGGAAAACAAGACACAGGTTACGTTGCCGGGGAATGAGCTTAGTACAGCCCCCAATGCACGAGGCAGGGTGTCGGCCAAGAAGGTGACCTATTCCCACGACGTCATGACGGAGAAGGCTCTGCAATTCGTGCGGGACCATCACCAAGATCCGTTTCTGTTACACATCCACTGGACGATTCCCCACGCGAACAACGAAGGTGGTCGAGTCAACCAGGATGGGATGGAGGTCCCCGATTATGGAATCTATGCCGACCGCGATTGGCCCAATCCCGAAAAAGGGTTTGCTGCGATGATGACCCGCATGGATGGGGACGTCGGGCGGTTGGTCGGATTGCTGAAAGAGCTGAAGATTGACGAAGAAACCTTGGTGATTTTTACTTCCGATAATGGGCCTCATCAAGAAGGGAATCATGATGCCACGTTTTTTCAAAGCAGCGGACCTTTGACGGGGATCAAGCGATCGATGCATGAAGGGGGGATCCGCGTTCCTCTGATCGCCAAATGGCCGGGCAAAATCGCTCCGGGAACCACGACCGATCTTCCCTCGGCCTTCTGGGATTTTCTCCCCACCGCGTGTGAACTGGCCGGAGCTTCCGCGCCTGCCGATACGGATGGAATTTCGTATTTGCCGACCTTGTTAGGCGATCACAAAAATCAGCAGCGGCATGACTACCTGTACTGGGGAAGCAGTGAAGGGAAGACGTCCGTCGGAGTTCGATCGGGCGATTGGAAACTGGTAAAGTACCGCGGTGGCGATTGGCGTCTGTACAATCTGGCGGAAGATATCGGTGAGCAAAAGAACTTGGCAGCAAAACACCCAGCTCGAGTGCAAGAAATGCTGGCGACCCTTCAGGCCGATGGACTTGCCGAGGAACCTCAAAGGAAAAAATGA
- a CDS encoding prolyl oligopeptidase family serine peptidase has protein sequence MQGIRSDLAAQPAPPSSNETESPVTSPYPVSKKTEITDNYHGTTIADPYRWLEDTESDDTAAWVKAQNERTQAYLKKLPEREAMRTRLERLWNYERFGMPAHRGSTYFYSHNDGLQDQSILYKATSLDAQREILIDPNTLSEDGTVALAGWAPTDDGKRVAYATADGGSDWRTYRVRDVASGKDLDDVVQWVKFSGVAWKKDGSGFFYGRYAAPAAGEELLGTNYNQQLYFHQLGTDQKDDQLIYERPDHREWGFQPEVSEDGRWLIINNWKGSEPQSQIFVKDLSDPDSKVRELITGFDAEYTFAANDDDTLYILTDHEAPRRRVIAVNGNDPERDKWQEVIAEQKEVIESVHLLGDRFFTVSLDGAISVAKIFSMDGKESKTIELPGLGSVGGFGGRRDGSETFFSFTNYVTPPSIYRFDLGDDSISKWRQPEVEFDPSAYETVRAFCKSADGTDVPVIITHRKGLKRDGTHPTLLYAYGGFNISITPGFSPAVAGWLDAGGIYVVATLRGGGEYGREWHEAGMLDQKQRVFDDFIAAAEYLVAEKYTQPEHLGIYGRSNGGLLVGAVMTQRPDLFGACLPAVGVMDMLRFHKFTIGWAWVGEYGSSDDPAQFSNLLKYSPLHNIRPGTCYPPTMVITADRDDRVVPGHSFKFAAAMQTAQSCDNPILIRIETRAGHGAGTPVSKSIEQYADMWSFLLENLK, from the coding sequence ATGCAAGGGATTCGCAGCGACCTGGCCGCTCAACCTGCTCCTCCTTCTTCGAATGAAACGGAATCACCAGTGACTTCTCCCTATCCGGTTAGCAAAAAAACCGAGATCACTGACAACTATCATGGAACCACGATCGCGGACCCTTACCGCTGGCTGGAAGATACGGAAAGTGACGACACGGCCGCCTGGGTCAAGGCTCAGAACGAACGGACACAGGCATACCTAAAAAAATTGCCAGAGCGTGAAGCGATGCGAACGCGACTGGAACGGCTGTGGAATTACGAACGTTTCGGAATGCCCGCACACCGCGGTTCGACTTACTTCTATTCTCACAACGACGGGCTGCAAGATCAGAGCATTCTGTACAAAGCCACATCGCTGGATGCCCAACGAGAAATTCTGATCGACCCCAACACGCTCAGCGAAGATGGGACAGTCGCACTCGCCGGCTGGGCTCCCACCGACGATGGCAAACGGGTCGCTTATGCAACGGCCGATGGTGGCAGTGATTGGCGAACCTACCGCGTCCGTGATGTCGCAAGCGGCAAGGACCTAGACGATGTCGTGCAGTGGGTAAAATTTAGCGGAGTCGCCTGGAAAAAAGACGGGAGTGGTTTCTTCTATGGTCGCTATGCGGCGCCCGCAGCCGGCGAAGAATTGCTGGGAACCAACTACAACCAACAACTCTACTTCCATCAGTTAGGGACTGACCAAAAAGACGACCAACTGATCTACGAGCGTCCCGATCATCGCGAATGGGGATTCCAACCGGAAGTCAGCGAAGACGGACGGTGGCTGATCATCAACAACTGGAAAGGAAGTGAACCGCAATCCCAGATTTTTGTCAAAGACCTTTCCGACCCCGATTCCAAAGTCCGCGAACTGATCACTGGATTTGATGCGGAGTACACGTTTGCGGCAAATGATGACGACACGCTGTACATCCTGACCGATCACGAAGCGCCACGCCGCCGTGTCATCGCCGTCAACGGGAACGACCCTGAACGCGACAAGTGGCAGGAGGTCATCGCCGAGCAGAAAGAGGTCATCGAATCGGTTCACTTGTTGGGCGATCGATTCTTTACTGTCAGCCTGGACGGTGCAATCAGTGTTGCCAAAATCTTTTCGATGGACGGCAAGGAATCCAAAACGATCGAACTACCGGGACTTGGATCGGTCGGTGGATTTGGTGGCCGCCGCGATGGCAGCGAAACGTTCTTCAGTTTCACCAACTATGTAACGCCTCCTTCGATTTATCGCTTTGATCTGGGCGACGATTCGATTTCAAAGTGGCGTCAACCCGAAGTCGAATTTGATCCTTCCGCGTACGAAACGGTACGAGCCTTCTGCAAGAGTGCTGACGGGACCGACGTCCCTGTGATCATCACCCATCGCAAAGGGCTGAAGCGGGACGGCACTCACCCCACGCTGCTGTATGCATATGGTGGTTTCAATATTTCCATCACTCCTGGATTCTCACCTGCCGTCGCCGGCTGGTTGGACGCCGGCGGCATCTACGTGGTCGCTACGCTACGTGGCGGTGGAGAATACGGGCGAGAATGGCATGAAGCAGGGATGTTAGACCAGAAGCAACGCGTCTTCGATGACTTTATCGCAGCTGCCGAATACTTGGTCGCCGAAAAGTACACTCAGCCAGAACATTTGGGGATCTACGGTCGCAGCAACGGCGGCTTGCTGGTGGGAGCGGTCATGACACAGCGGCCCGATTTGTTCGGAGCCTGCTTACCTGCCGTAGGCGTCATGGACATGCTCCGGTTCCACAAATTTACCATCGGCTGGGCATGGGTCGGTGAATACGGAAGCAGTGATGATCCGGCTCAATTTTCAAATCTGCTGAAGTACTCGCCGCTGCATAACATTCGGCCGGGAACGTGTTACCCACCAACCATGGTCATCACCGCCGACCGAGACGACCGCGTCGTCCCAGGGCACAGCTTTAAATTTGCAGCGGCCATGCAAACCGCTCAATCCTGCGACAACCCAATCCTGATTCGGATCGAAACAAGAGCGGGCCACGGTGCGGGAACCCCGGTAAGCAAATCGATCGAGCAGTACGCCGACATGTGGTCGTTCCTGTTAGAAAATTTGAAGTAG